Proteins from a single region of Melanotaenia boesemani isolate fMelBoe1 chromosome 3, fMelBoe1.pri, whole genome shotgun sequence:
- the parp3 gene encoding protein mono-ADP-ribosyltransferase PARP3, which produces MAPKRRAASAAKAGGKKVKEEPETPKPKDAFTSAKEALLAAGPQIKGKKKVDEHCPLSSSGEVYEDYDCMLNQTNIGHNNNKFYVIQIIKANNKYYSWNRWGRVGEAGQNKLSNPFDKPENAVKDFEKKFKDKTKNNWSDRVNFVSHSGKYTLIEVDGEQDAEVKVDSVDGKTVQLSRNALPCTLDEATQKLITLIFSNDMFKEAMECMNLDVKKMPLGKLSKVQIAKGFEVLEEIEAAMSQRSGRGRLEELSSKFFTTIPHNFGRNRPPTIDDNEIVEKKKEMLMVLADIELAQTLKTETEKAQEEMIETIPHPIDQDYMSLKCKLTLMDKDTKNFKIIEKYLNATANNYCKPKIINVWEVDRETEGQRFSKNDKLENRRLLWHGTNIAVVAAILKSGLRIMPHSGGRVGCGIYLASENCKSACYVRPSKNIGVMFLSEVALGKEHTITNDNPSLKKAPAGFDSVVARGQVEPDPSKDTVITLDGKKVAVPQGKAIAQPQFSGSSFSNSEYLIYKESQCRIRYLLELKMH; this is translated from the exons ATGGCACCGAAGAGACGAGCTGCTTCTGCAGCCAAGGCAGGTGGAAAGAAGGTGAAGGAAGAGCCCGAAACACCAAAACCCAAGGATGCTTTCACTTCTGCAAAAGAGGCCCTTCTGGCTGCAGGGCCACAAATAAAAGGCAAAAAGAAGGTGGATGAGCACTGTCCACTGTCATCCTCTGGAGAG GTATATGAGGACTATGACTGCATGCTCAACCAGACAAATATtggacataataataataagttttaTGTCATCCAAATTATTAAAGCCAACAACAAATACTATTCATGGAACAGATGGGGTAGAGTG GGGGAAGCGGGGCAAAACAAACTAAGCAACCCGTTTGATAAGCCTGAGAATGCCGTTAAGGATTTTGAGAAAAAATTTAAGGACAAGACAAAGAATAACTGGAGTGACCGAGTGAACTTTGTCTCTCACTCTGGGAAGTACACCTTAATTGAAGTGGATGGAGAGCAGGATGCTGAGGTCAAG GTGGACAGCGTTGATGGAAAAACAGTCCAGCTTTCGAGAAATGCACTGCCTTGCACCCTTGATGAAGCTACACAAAAACTTATCACACTCATTTTCAGCAATGACATGTTCAAAGAGGCAATGGAATGCATGAACTTAG ATGTTAAAAAGATGCCTTTGGGTAAGCTCAGTAAGGTGCAGATTGCAAAAGGCTTTGAAGTTCTGGAGGAGATTGAAGCAGCTATGAGTCAGAGGAGTGGAAGAGGGCGTCTGGAGGAACTTTCTTCAAAGTTCTTCACAACAATCCCACACAACTTTGGCAGGAACAGACCGCCAACCATTGACGACAACGAGattgttgaaaagaaaaaagaaatgcttaTG GTGCTGGCTGACATCGAGCTTGCACAGACTTTGAAGACAGAAACTGAGAAGGCTCAGGAAGAGATGATAGAGACAATTCCTCATCCTATCGATCAAGACTACATGTCTCTCAAATGCAAACTGACTCTAATGgacaaagatacaaaaaatTTTAAG ATCATAGAAAAATACCTGAATGCAACTGCAAATAATTATTGTAAGCCAAAAATTATCAACGTTTGGGAAGTGGACCGAGAGACGGAG GGACAACGTTTTAGCAAGAATGATAAACTGGAGAACCGCCGTCTGCTGTGGCATGGTACCAACATAGCAGTTGTTGCTGCTATTCTGAAGAGCGGCTTGAGGATAATGCCCCATTCAGGGGGCCGTGTTGGTTGTGGCATTTACTTAGCATCTGAAAACTGCAAGTCTGCGTGCTACG TGCGTCCCTCAAAAAATATAGGAgtgatgtttctgagtgaagTAGCTCTTGGTAAAGAGCATACCATCACCAATGATAACCCTAGCCTAAAGAAGGCTCCTGCTGGCTTTGATAGTGTGGTGGCACGAGGTCAAGTGGAACCAG atCCTTCTAAGGACACTGTCATCACCCTGGATGGCAAAAAGGTTGCAGTACCTCAGGGAAAAGCTATAGCACAACCCCAGTTCTCAGGGAGCTCCTTCAGCAACAGTGAATATCTCATCTACAAAGAGAGCCAGTGTCGCATTCGCTACCTGCTGGAGCtaaaaatgcattaa
- the cav3 gene encoding caveolin-3 gives MADQYQYNANEEKIVKDSHTKEIDLINRDPKQINEDVVKVEFEDVIAEPDGTHSLDGVWKLSYTTFTVSKYWCYRILSAVFGIPVALLWGFLFACISFCHIWAVVPCIKSCLIESQCVSRIYSLCIQTFCDPFFEALGKIFSSVRVALRKEV, from the exons ATGGCGGATCAGTACCAGTACAACGCCAACGAGGAGAAGATTGTGAAGGACAGTCACACCAAAGAGATCGATCTAATTAACAGAGACCCCAAGCAGATCAATGAGGATGTAGTGAAG GTGGAGTTTGAGGATGTCATTGCTGAGCCGGATGGCACACACAGCCTAGATGGGGTGTGGAAGCTCAGCTACACCACCTTCACTGTGTCCAAATACTGGTGCTACCGCATCTTGTCGGCTGTCTTCGGTATTCCTGTTGCCCTGCTCTGGGGCTTCCTTTTTGCCTGCATTTCCTTCTGCCACATCTGGGCTGTGGTTCCCTGCATCAAGAGCTGTCTGATTGAGTCGCAGTGCGTCAGCCGCATTTACTCTCTCTGCATTCAGACCTTCTGTGATCCATTCTTCGAAGCCCTAGGCAAAATTTTCAGCAGCGTGCGCGTGGCACTGCGCAAAGAAGTCTAA
- the oxtr gene encoding oxytocin receptor: protein MESISNESDFWQFNESWKNPSLMNGTGGLNQTNPLKRNEEVAKVEVTVLALVLFLALAGNLCVLLAIHTAKHSQSRMYYFMKHLSIADLVVAIFQVLPQLIWDITFRFYGPDILCRLVKYLQVVGMFASTYMLVLMSVDRCLAICQPLRSLHRRKDRFYVIFSWILSLLFSIPQMFIFSLKEVGSGVYDCWGDFVKPWGAKAYITWISLTIYIIPVAILSICYGLISFKIWQNFKLKTRREQCISLTPKTSKSNTLARVSSVKLISKAKITTVKMTFVIVVAYIVCWTPFFSVQMWSAWDPAAPREAMPFIISMLLASLNSCCNPWIYMCFAGHLFHDLRQNFLCCSAHYLKSSQCRCERDFDSSHKSNSSTFAIKSTSSQRSITQTSTT from the exons ATGGaaagtatttcaaatgaaagTGACTTTTGGCAGTTCAACGAATCCTGGAAGAACCCGAGTCTCATGAACGGGACCGGAGGCTTGAATCAGACGAACCCTCTGAAGCGAAATGAGGAGGTAGCGAAGGTGGAGGTGACTGTGCTCGCTCTGGTGCTGTTCCTGGCGCTGGCGGGGAACCTGTGCGTCCTGCTGGCCATCCACACAGCCAAACACAGTCAATCTCGTATGTATTACTTCATGAAGCACCTGAGCATCGCCGATCTTGTTGTGGCGATATTTCAAGTGCTCCCTCAACTTATATGGGACATTACATTTCGCTTCTATGGACCAGACATTTTGTGCAGGTTGGTGAAATACTTGCAGGTCGTTGGGATGTTCGCATCTACTTACATGTTAGTTTTAATGTCTGTAGACCGGTGTTTGGCAATTTGTCAGCCTCTCCGTTCATTGCATAGGAGAAAAGATCGTTTTTATGTCATATTTTCCTGGATCCTCAGTTTGCTCTTCAGTATCCCGCAGATGTTCATCTTTTCCCTCAAAGAGGTTGGCTCTGGAGTGTATGACTGCTGGGGCGACTTCGTAAAACCTTGGGGAGCCAAAGCTTACATTACATGGATCAGCCTCACCATCTATATTATTCCAGTGGCCATACTGAGCATTTGTTACGGACTAATTAGCTTcaaaatatggcaaaactttaaattaaaaaccagACGAGAGCAGTGTATAAGCCTGACGCCCAAAACCTCCAAAAGCAACACACTGGCCCGCGTGAGCAGCGTGAAGCTCATCTCCAAGGCAAAGATAACCACAGTAAAAATGACTTTTGTGATTGTCGTGGCATACATCGTctgttggaccccctttttttCCGTCCAGATGTGGTCTGCGTGGGATCCAGCAGCCCCTCGCGAAG CCATGCCCTTCATTATCTCCATGCTGCTGGCCAGCCTCAACAGTTGCTGCAATCCTTggatctacatgtgctttgctGGGCATCTATTTCACGACCTGAGACAAAACTTTCTTTGTTGTTCTGCTCACTACCTGAAATCATCCCAGTGCCGCTGTGAGCGTGACTTTGACTCCAGCCACAAGAGCAACTCCTCAACCTTTGCCATTAAGAGCACTAGCAGTCAGAGGAGCATCACACAGACGTCCACCACATAA
- the LOC121637095 gene encoding caveolin-2-like, with translation MEDQGLKDTRLSEELVEVKVDVHSEDVDFIHDDVRPLIHNRDPKRVNSNLKVMFEDVIAEPPSVRSFDKVWLWSHALFEVSRLWCYRFISLLLAVPVSLAAGLLFAVLSCLHIWLIVPCVQLLLINMHWIQAVWASILNIFVSPFFTSLGKCCGQITIHLTKDENR, from the exons ATGGAGGACCAGGGATTAAAAGACACAAGACTATCAGAGGAACTGGTGGAAGTAAAAGTGGATGTACACTCTGAAGATGTGGACTTCATCCATGATGATGTAAGACCTCTGATTCACAACAGGGATCCCAAAAGAGTCAACAGCAATCTAAAG GTCATGTTTGAGGATGTGATTGCAGAACCCCCCTCTGTGCGAAGCTTTGATAAAGTTTGGCTGTGGAGTCATGCCCTGTTTGAGGTGTCCAGACTGTGGTGCTACCGCTTCATCTCCCTCCTGCTGGCAGTGCCGGTGTCACTGGCAGCAGGGCTCCTCTTTGCTGTGCTCAGCTGCCTTCACATCTG GCTGATCGTGCCCTGTGTGCAGCTCCTTCTCATCAATATGCACTGGATCCAGGCTGTGTGGGCTAGCATACTGAACATTTTTGTCAGTCCTTTCTTTACCAGTCTTGGAAAGTGCTGTGGTCAAATCACTATCCATCTGACAAAGGATGAAAACAGATAG
- the gpr61l gene encoding probable G-protein coupled receptor: MADKTVSMKASVPHHSVTNITTALWGPNPTVPADVGVVTSSQSQIKDLFGLFCMVTLNLIALLANTGVMVAIARAPHLKRFAFVCHLCAVDLLCAILLMPLGIISGSPFFGTVVFTVLECQVYIFLNVFLICLSILTITAISVERYFYIVHPMRYEVKMTINLAIGVMLLIWVKSLLLALVTLFGWPAYGHQSSIAAAHCSLHASHSRLRRVFAVLFSVVCFLAPAVVIFTVYCAVYKVARSAALQQVPAVTTWANASPAKDRSDSINSQTTMINTTRTLPQRLSPERAFGGGKAALTLVFIVGQFLVCWLPYFIFHLQMSLTGSMQSPGDLEEAVTWLAYSSFAVNPFFYGMLNRQIRDELVKFRRCCLTQPVEIGASSQEGSFQENFLQFIQRTSTTATNRSSCANLSPKNTIKHENKIPGQIPEEHP; encoded by the coding sequence atggcTGACAAGACTGTTTCCATGAAAGCCTCTGTGCCCCATCATTCAGTTACAAATATTACCACTGCTCTGTGGGGGCCCAATCCTACAGTTCCTGCAGATGTGGGTGTTGTCACAAGCTCCCAGTCTCAAATCAAAGATCTGTTTGGGTTGTTCTGCATGGTGACCCTTAACCTCATTGCTTTGTTGGCCAACACTGGTGTGATGGTGGCCATTGCTCGTGCTCCTCACCTGAAGAGGTTTGCATTTGTGTGTCACCTCTGTGCAGTGGACCTGTTGTGTGCCATCCTCCTCATGCCTTTGGGTATCATATCCGGTTCACCATTTTTTGGCACTGTGGTGTTTACTGTGCTGGAGTGTCAGGTTTACATCTTTCtcaatgtttttcttatttgtttatcCATTCTTACGATCACAGCCATCAGTGTGGAGCGTTACTTCTATATTGTACACCCCATGCGTTATGAGGTTAAAATGACCATCAACCTTGCTATTGGTGTCATGCTCCTTATCTGGGTTAAATCCCTCCTCTTGGCTTTGGTGACACTGTTTGGATGGCCAGCTTATGGACATCAGAGCTCAATTGCAGCAGCTCACTGTTCTCTTCATGCAAGCCACAGTCGCTTAAGAAGAGTTTTTGCTGTGCTATTCAGTGTGGTTTGTTTCTTGGCTCCTGCAGTGGTTATTTTCACTGTTTACTGTGCTGTGTATAAGGTAGCTCGTTCTGCAGCTTTGCAGCAAGTCCCTGCTGTTACAACGTGGGCAAATGCTAGTCCTGCTAAGGATCGCTCAGACTCCATCAACAGCCAGACTACCATGATCAACACCACTCGTACTCTGCCCCAAAGACTATCTCCAGAGAGGGCATTCGGTGGAGGCAAAGCTGCACTCACTTTAGTATTCATCGTGGGACAGTTCTTGGTTTGTTGGTTGCCTTACTTCATCTTCCACCTGCAGATGTCTCTAACCGGTTCCATGCAGAGCCCTGGGGACCTAGAGGAAGCAGTCACATGGCTTGCCTACTCCTCCTTTGCAGTTAACCCCTTCTTCTATGGCATGTTGAACAGACAGATCAGAGATGAGCTGGTAAAGTTCCGACGTTGCTGCTTGACCCAACCTGTGGAAATTGGAGCATCAAGCCAAGAGGGCTCATTTCAGGAAAATTttcttcagttcattcagaGGACCAGCACCACGGCTACAAATCGCTCAAGCTGTGCTAACTTGAGTcccaaaaacacaataaagcatgaaaacaagatCCCTGGACAAATACCAGAGGAGCATCCATAG